A stretch of Pirellulales bacterium DNA encodes these proteins:
- a CDS encoding SDR family NAD(P)-dependent oxidoreductase codes for MKGSCALVTGASAGFGWAIAEQLAARGANLLITGRREERLQALKEKIVAEHQVLVEPLVFDVRSLTQCEAALKQKASLVANVSILINNAGLAKGVDQIQSGDIKHWDQMIDTNIKGLLHMTRLVLPYMIQRNAGHIVNLGSIAGHWVAPGGAVYCATKFAVRAITDGMRIDLAGKNIRVTNIEPGIAETEFAHVRMEDDSKADAVYKGITPLTAHDIAEAVIWCLERPPHVNVHELLITPLAQVGVGPAYVHRQ; via the coding sequence ATGAAAGGTTCTTGTGCGCTGGTCACGGGGGCATCGGCGGGGTTCGGCTGGGCCATTGCTGAGCAGTTGGCGGCCCGGGGGGCGAATTTACTAATTACCGGCCGGCGTGAAGAGCGGCTGCAAGCGCTGAAGGAAAAAATCGTCGCTGAACACCAAGTCCTGGTGGAACCGCTGGTGTTCGATGTGCGCTCTTTAACCCAGTGCGAGGCGGCGCTGAAGCAAAAAGCCTCGCTCGTGGCCAATGTTTCGATCCTGATTAACAACGCCGGGCTGGCCAAAGGGGTCGATCAGATTCAATCGGGCGACATCAAACATTGGGATCAAATGATCGACACCAACATCAAGGGCCTCCTGCACATGACCCGGCTGGTATTGCCCTACATGATTCAGCGGAATGCCGGGCACATTGTAAACTTGGGTTCGATTGCCGGACACTGGGTGGCGCCCGGCGGGGCGGTGTATTGCGCCACCAAGTTTGCCGTGCGGGCCATTACCGACGGCATGCGAATCGATTTGGCCGGCAAAAACATCCGCGTGACGAACATCGAGCCGGGCATTGCTGAAACCGAGTTTGCCCACGTTCGCATGGAGGACGACAGCAAAGCCGACGCGGTTTATAAAGGCATTACGCCGCTTACGGCCCACGACATTGCCGAAGCCGTGATCTGGTGCCTGGAGCGCCCGCCGCATGTCAACGTGCATGAACTGTTAATTACGCCGCTGGCGCAAGTGGGCGTGGGCCCGGCGTATGTGCATCGGCAGTGA